Genomic segment of Paenibacillaceae bacterium GAS479:
AGTAATGACAAAACCGATCTCCACCACAAACATGATCGGATTGCGGAACATAACTCGTGGATCTAACTTCAGTACGGACTCCTTCAGCGCTTGCCGGATGATGTCTCCGTTAAGCGCCTTTTTTCGATGGCTCATCGTTCTTGTCTCCTCTTCTATGCCTTTGCCATTACGGCTTCAGGGTCAATTGCTCTGCGATCGGTCCCAGCACCAGGCTTGGGAAAAACGTGAGCGCTCCTACGATGAGCACTGTTCCGAGGAATACAACACCGAAAAGTGCGCTATCCGTACGGAACGTTCCGATCGTTTCCGGCACCGCTTTTTTGGCAGCCAATGAGCCGCCAACAGCTAACAGCGTAATCACGGAAAGATAGCGGCCGAAGTACATCACAAGACCGGTGCTAATATTCCAGAACGGGGTATTGTCCCCAAGTCCTTCAAATCCGGAGCCATTGTTGGCGGCCGATGACGTGAATTCATACATCGCCTGAGTCAAGCCGTGGAAGCCGGGATTGGAGATCGTTTCTGGATAAGCAAATACGGCGATCGCCGTTGGCACCAAAATAAGAATGGGATGAATGAGCAGCGTTAAAGCGATTAGCATCATTTCTTTGCCTTCCAGCTTTTTACCGAGGAATTCAGGCGTACGGCCGACCATCAGGCCTGACAAGAAAACGGCGACTAGCGCATAGAGCAGCACGTTCATGAATCCAGCGCCAACACCGCCAAATACGGTATTCAGCATCATGTTTACCAGCGGCACCATGCCGCCAATCGGTGTAAGCGAGTCATGCATACCATTGACGGCGCCTGTTTCTGAAGCGGTCGTCACCACCGAATACAGCGAGGTTTGTGTGACACCAAAGCGCGTTTCCTTGCCTTCCATACTGCCCTGCTGATGATCAACGCCAAGCGCATTGAGAGCAGGGTTGCCCGCATTTTCGGCGGTAAGTGAAGTTCCGAGCATGACTATGAACAGCACAGCCATCGAAACGAATAATACGCGGCCTTGTTTTGCATTTCCGACCATTTTTCCATACACAAAAGGCAATGAGGTCGTGACGAGCAGCATTAAAATCATCTGTAGCAAGTTGCTGATCGCCCCTGGATTCTCGAATGGATGCGCGGAGTTCACGCCCATGAATCCACCACCATTGTTGCCAAGCTCCTTGATCGCTAGGAATGAAGCCATCGGCCCCCTCGCGATGGATTGCTCCTCGCCTTGCAGCGTCTGAGCAACTGTCGTTGAATCCAACGTTTGCGGTACGCCAAGCGCGACGAAGATCAGCGCTGACACAATGGCGATTGGCAGGAATATTCGAGTGATGGAGCGAGTCAGGTCGACAAAAAAGTTACCCATCGGCTTGCCGGAGAGCGCCCGCATGAACGCCATGACGACACCAAGCAAGGTGGCCGGGGAGGCAAACATCATGAACACTATCGCAATCATTTGCGAAAGATAGGACAATCCGCTTTCGCCGCTATAATGCTGCAGATTCGTGTTAGCCAT
This window contains:
- a CDS encoding K+-transporting ATPase ATPase A chain, with protein sequence MIAWISIGITLLLVVLLARPTGMYVYSAFSAEKTKLDRFFGPVERLIYRLSGIRPENQTWKTYAAAVVISNGLMMLLVYTVFRTQAYLPFNPSGIANMEPRLAFNTAISFMANTNLQHYSGESGLSYLSQMIAIVFMMFASPATLLGVVMAFMRALSGKPMGNFFVDLTRSITRIFLPIAIVSALIFVALGVPQTLDSTTVAQTLQGEEQSIARGPMASFLAIKELGNNGGGFMGVNSAHPFENPGAISNLLQMILMLLVTTSLPFVYGKMVGNAKQGRVLFVSMAVLFIVMLGTSLTAENAGNPALNALGVDHQQGSMEGKETRFGVTQTSLYSVVTTASETGAVNGMHDSLTPIGGMVPLVNMMLNTVFGGVGAGFMNVLLYALVAVFLSGLMVGRTPEFLGKKLEGKEMMLIALTLLIHPILILVPTAIAVFAYPETISNPGFHGLTQAMYEFTSSAANNGSGFEGLGDNTPFWNISTGLVMYFGRYLSVITLLAVGGSLAAKKAVPETIGTFRTDSALFGVVFLGTVLIVGALTFFPSLVLGPIAEQLTLKP